The Pantoea nemavictus genome includes a region encoding these proteins:
- the minE gene encoding cell division topological specificity factor MinE: MALLDFFLSRKKNTANIAKERLQIIVAERRRGDSEPHYLPQLKRDILEVICKYVKIDPDMVTVQLDQKGDDISILELNVTLPEPEDVPK, encoded by the coding sequence ATGGCATTACTTGATTTCTTTTTATCCCGTAAGAAGAACACAGCCAATATAGCCAAGGAAAGGCTGCAGATTATCGTAGCCGAACGCAGAAGGGGCGACAGTGAGCCCCATTACCTGCCGCAGCTGAAGCGCGATATTTTGGAAGTGATCTGTAAATACGTAAAAATTGACCCGGATATGGTGACCGTTCAGCTGGATCAGAAAGGGGATGATATCTCCATCCTTGAGCTCAACGTAACGCTGCCGGAGCCGGAAGACGTTCCTAAATGA
- the minC gene encoding septum site-determining protein MinC: MSQTPIEFKGSSFTLSVVHLHHSQPEVIRQALQEKIDQAPAFLLNAPVVLNVSALTGDINWKQMQQAVMATGLRIVGVSGCKDEALKKMIARAGLPVLSEGKESRKQASAPVVEAAPVLPAVTAEAVSKTRIINTPVRSGQQIYARNADLIVTNSVSAGAELVADGNIHIYGMMRGRALAGVGGQSDSQIFCTNLAAELVSIAGEYWMIDQIPAEFFGKAARLSLIEGALTIQTLN; encoded by the coding sequence ATGTCGCAAACGCCAATCGAATTCAAGGGAAGCAGTTTTACCCTGTCAGTCGTTCATCTGCATCATTCGCAACCCGAGGTGATTCGTCAGGCGCTCCAGGAAAAAATCGATCAGGCACCGGCCTTTTTACTGAATGCGCCCGTGGTGCTCAATGTATCAGCGTTGACAGGCGACATTAACTGGAAGCAGATGCAACAAGCGGTGATGGCGACGGGTTTACGTATCGTTGGCGTCAGCGGTTGCAAAGATGAAGCCCTGAAAAAAATGATTGCCCGCGCAGGTTTGCCGGTACTCTCTGAAGGTAAAGAGAGTCGCAAACAGGCGAGTGCTCCGGTTGTCGAAGCCGCCCCCGTGCTTCCCGCGGTAACGGCAGAAGCCGTCAGTAAAACGCGCATCATTAATACGCCAGTGCGTTCGGGCCAACAGATTTATGCGCGTAATGCCGATCTCATCGTCACCAACAGCGTCAGCGCCGGTGCCGAGCTGGTAGCCGACGGGAATATCCATATCTATGGCATGATGCGTGGCCGTGCGTTGGCCGGCGTGGGTGGCCAAAGCGATAGCCAGATTTTTTGTACCAACCTCGCCGCAGAGTTGGTCTCAATTGCCGGGGAATATTGGATGATCGATCAGATCCCGGCGGAATTCTTTGGTAAAGCGGCACGCCTAAGCCTGATAGAGGGCGCGCTTACCATTCAGACACTTAATTAA
- the dsbB gene encoding disulfide bond formation protein DsbB, which yields MLRYLNQCSRGRGAWLLLALTALAFELTALYFQHVMGLQPCVMCIYERCALFGVMGAGIVGAIAPKTPLRWAAILIWIYSAIEGVRLSYDHTMIQLHPNPFVTCDFAARFPTWLPLDKWLPSVFVASGDCAERGWTFLTWSMPQWMIVIFAAYLLVALLVFIAQPFKPKRRDLFGR from the coding sequence ATGTTGCGATATTTGAATCAATGCTCGCGTGGACGAGGTGCCTGGCTTTTGCTGGCCCTAACGGCTCTGGCTTTTGAATTGACGGCTTTGTATTTTCAACACGTGATGGGATTGCAACCCTGCGTGATGTGTATTTATGAGCGTTGCGCACTGTTTGGTGTGATGGGTGCAGGCATCGTGGGTGCCATCGCGCCAAAAACGCCGCTGCGCTGGGCGGCGATCCTGATCTGGATTTATAGCGCCATTGAAGGGGTTCGCCTCTCCTACGACCACACCATGATTCAGCTGCACCCCAATCCATTTGTCACCTGCGATTTTGCGGCGCGTTTCCCCACCTGGCTGCCGCTGGATAAATGGCTGCCCTCGGTGTTTGTCGCCAGCGGCGACTGCGCCGAACGTGGCTGGACTTTCCTGACCTGGAGCATGCCGCAGTGGATGATCGTGATTTTCGCGGCGTATCTGTTGGTCGCGCTGCTGGTGTTCATTGCCCAACCGTTTAAACCTAAACGCCGCGATCTGTTCGGACGATAA
- a CDS encoding YcgL domain-containing protein: MFCVIYRSPQREQTYLYVEKKDDFSRVPEELLRGFGKPQLAMVLSLDKRDKLANADINKVKQGLSEHGYYLQIPPPVESLLNIHLDQGKKD, from the coding sequence ATGTTTTGTGTGATCTACAGAAGCCCGCAACGTGAACAGACTTATCTGTATGTTGAAAAAAAAGACGATTTCTCCCGCGTACCAGAAGAACTGCTGCGTGGCTTCGGCAAACCCCAGCTGGCCATGGTGCTGTCGCTGGATAAGCGTGACAAGCTGGCTAACGCGGATATCAATAAAGTTAAGCAAGGTTTAAGCGAACACGGCTATTATTTACAAATTCCACCACCGGTTGAAAGTCTGCTCAACATTCATCTCGATCAGGGTAAAAAAGATTAA
- the minD gene encoding septum site-determining protein MinD: MARIIVVTSGKGGVGKTTSSAAIATGLAQKGKKTVVIDFDIGLRNLDLIMGCERRVVYDFVNVIQGDATLNQALIRDKRTEQLYILPASQTRDKDALTREGVEKVLNDLAAMEFDFIVCDSPAGIETGALMALYFADEAIITTNPEVSSVRDSDRILGIISSKSRRAENSQDPVKEHLLLTRYNPGRVTRGDMLSMEDVLEILRIPLVGVIPEDQSVLRASNQGEPVILDANADAGKAYADTVDRLLGEERPFRFIEEEKKGFLKRLFGG; encoded by the coding sequence ATGGCACGCATTATTGTAGTTACATCGGGTAAAGGGGGCGTTGGCAAGACCACGTCAAGCGCGGCCATCGCCACCGGGTTAGCGCAGAAAGGCAAAAAAACGGTCGTCATCGATTTCGATATCGGCCTGCGTAACCTGGATTTAATCATGGGCTGTGAACGCCGCGTGGTGTACGACTTTGTTAACGTTATTCAGGGTGATGCCACACTGAACCAGGCACTGATCCGTGACAAGCGTACTGAGCAACTCTACATTTTGCCGGCTTCGCAAACGCGCGATAAAGATGCGCTGACCCGTGAAGGCGTTGAGAAAGTGCTGAATGATTTGGCGGCGATGGAGTTCGACTTCATTGTGTGTGACTCACCGGCGGGCATTGAAACCGGTGCGCTGATGGCGTTGTATTTCGCCGATGAAGCCATCATCACCACCAACCCGGAAGTCTCTTCAGTTCGTGACTCGGACCGTATTCTTGGCATCATCTCGTCTAAATCACGTCGTGCCGAGAACAGCCAGGATCCGGTGAAAGAGCATCTGCTGCTGACCCGTTACAATCCAGGCCGCGTCACCCGCGGTGATATGTTGAGCATGGAAGATGTGCTGGAAATTCTGCGCATTCCACTGGTTGGTGTGATTCCGGAAGATCAATCTGTGCTGCGTGCTTCTAACCAGGGTGAGCCGGTGATCCTCGACGCAAACGCTGACGCCGGTAAAGCCTATGCTGATACCGTAGATCGCCTGCTTGGCGAAGAACGCCCCTTCCGCTTTATTGAAGAAGAGAAGAAGGGTTTCCTTAAACGCCTGTTCGGGGGATAA
- a CDS encoding fumarylacetoacetate hydrolase family protein, with amino-acid sequence MYQHRNWQGALLDYPVSKVVCVGSNYAKHIKEMGSATPTEPVVFIKPETAVCDLRQPLSIPATFGEVHHEVELAVLIGSTLKQASEEHVAKAIAGYGVALDLTLRDVQAGLKKAGQPWEKSKGFDNSCPLSGFIPAAEFGGDPQNTELKLIVNGEVRQHGTTADMIHKILPLIAYMSQYFTLRAGDVILTGTPEGVGPMRSGDKLEVSLAGHGISTRVL; translated from the coding sequence ATGTATCAGCATCGTAACTGGCAGGGCGCTCTGTTGGATTATCCGGTCAGCAAAGTGGTTTGCGTCGGCAGCAACTATGCTAAACACATAAAGGAAATGGGAAGTGCCACGCCAACCGAGCCTGTGGTGTTTATCAAACCGGAAACCGCGGTCTGCGATCTGCGCCAGCCGCTGTCGATTCCGGCAACCTTTGGTGAAGTGCATCATGAAGTGGAGCTGGCGGTGCTGATTGGCTCGACGCTGAAGCAGGCGAGCGAAGAACATGTCGCTAAAGCAATTGCCGGTTACGGCGTTGCGCTGGATTTGACTCTACGCGATGTGCAGGCGGGTTTGAAGAAAGCGGGTCAACCGTGGGAAAAATCGAAAGGCTTTGATAATTCATGCCCGCTGTCAGGATTTATTCCGGCGGCAGAATTCGGCGGCGATCCACAGAATACCGAGCTGAAGCTGATCGTGAATGGCGAGGTGCGTCAGCACGGTACGACTGCCGATATGATCCACAAAATTTTGCCGCTGATTGCCTACATGAGCCAGTATTTCACGCTGCGTGCAGGTGACGTGATCCTGACCGGAACGCCTGAAGGCGTTGGCCCGATGCGCTCTGGCGATAAACTGGAAGTATCACTTGCCGGTCACGGTATTTCCACGCGCGTACTGTAA
- a CDS encoding Slp family lipoprotein, translating into MPISRKGMSGALLACALLLSGCVSVPDSIKGSSELPQQDLLRVMNAPQLYFGQESRFGGKVVKVTNLNGLTRVEIATQPLDDSARPRLGAASVGRIFADIRGFVDPVDLNNQYITVLGNIKGIEKGDIGKASYNFVVIDVRGYQRWHLTQQVMTPPQPIDPYIWYGPTRHRAGYWGPNPYWGMNLGQPAQVQTILTE; encoded by the coding sequence ATGCCAATAAGTCGTAAAGGGATGTCTGGCGCTCTGTTAGCCTGCGCGCTGCTGCTCAGCGGCTGTGTTTCGGTGCCAGATTCTATTAAAGGAAGTTCTGAGCTGCCACAGCAAGATTTACTGCGCGTGATGAACGCGCCACAGCTGTATTTCGGTCAGGAATCGCGTTTCGGCGGCAAAGTGGTGAAGGTCACCAATCTTAACGGCTTAACCCGGGTAGAGATTGCCACCCAACCGCTGGATGATAGCGCGCGTCCGCGCTTAGGTGCCGCTTCGGTTGGCCGCATTTTTGCCGATATTCGCGGCTTCGTGGATCCGGTCGATCTGAACAATCAATACATTACGGTGCTGGGTAACATCAAAGGCATTGAAAAAGGGGATATCGGGAAGGCCAGCTACAACTTTGTGGTGATCGATGTACGCGGTTATCAGCGCTGGCATTTGACGCAGCAGGTGATGACACCGCCACAACCGATCGATCCCTATATTTGGTATGGTCCAACGCGCCATCGTGCGGGGTATTGGGGGCCTAATCCTTATTGGGGCATGAACCTCGGCCAGCCGGCGCAGGTGCAAACTATCCTCACCGAATAA
- the fadD gene encoding long-chain-fatty-acid--CoA ligase FadD, translated as MNKVWLKRYPPDVPAEISADRYTSLVDLFEHATQQYADQVAFINMGQPMTYRQLEKQSRAFAAWLQQGLGLKQGDRVALMMPNLLQYPVALFGVLRAGMVVVNVNPLYTPRELKHQLIDSGASAIVIVSNFAHTLEKVVAETPIKHVMLTRMGDQLAPVKATLVNFVVKYVKKLVPKYHLPGAVPFRSALQQGEQMTYQRPTVTNDDLAFLQYTGGTTGVAKGAMLTHRNMQANLEQTKATYGKLLRPGKEQVVTALPLYHIFALTVNGLLFLDLGGTNLLITNPRDIPGFVKELSKFPFTAITGVNTLFNALLNDANFNKLDFSTLRLSAGGGMAVQKAVAERWEKLTGHYLLEGYGLTECSPLVSVNPYDITCHTGSIGLPVPSTDVRIADDEDKEVPPGEPGELCIRGPQVMTGYWQRADATDEVLKNGWLHTGDIVTVDSEGFIRIVDRKKDMILVSGFNVYPNEIEDVLMQHEKVREAAAIGVPSDLSGEAVKVCIVKKDPSLTKEEVLDHCRRQLTGYKVPKIIEFRDELPKTNVGKILRRELRDEAKREGQ; from the coding sequence TTGAACAAGGTTTGGCTCAAACGCTATCCGCCAGATGTCCCAGCGGAAATTAGTGCCGATCGTTATACTTCTCTGGTCGATCTTTTCGAACATGCTACTCAGCAATATGCCGATCAGGTGGCATTTATCAATATGGGCCAGCCGATGACCTATCGGCAGCTGGAAAAGCAGAGCCGCGCCTTTGCGGCCTGGCTGCAGCAGGGTTTAGGCTTGAAGCAGGGCGATCGTGTGGCGTTAATGATGCCCAATCTGCTGCAATATCCGGTTGCCCTGTTTGGCGTCCTGCGTGCCGGCATGGTGGTCGTCAATGTCAATCCGCTCTACACGCCGCGCGAACTCAAACACCAACTGATTGATAGCGGGGCCAGCGCTATTGTTATCGTGTCGAACTTTGCCCATACGCTGGAAAAAGTGGTGGCCGAGACGCCAATCAAGCATGTCATGCTGACGCGTATGGGCGATCAGCTGGCACCGGTGAAAGCCACGCTGGTTAACTTCGTGGTTAAGTATGTGAAAAAGCTGGTGCCAAAATATCACCTGCCGGGTGCTGTACCGTTCCGCAGCGCGCTACAGCAGGGCGAGCAGATGACCTATCAGCGTCCTACCGTCACCAATGACGATTTGGCCTTCCTGCAATATACCGGTGGGACCACTGGCGTTGCCAAAGGCGCGATGTTGACGCACCGCAATATGCAGGCCAACCTGGAACAGACGAAAGCTACCTACGGCAAACTGTTGCGCCCGGGTAAAGAGCAGGTGGTGACTGCGCTGCCGCTCTATCACATTTTTGCGTTGACGGTGAACGGACTGCTGTTCCTCGACCTCGGCGGCACGAACCTTTTGATTACTAATCCGCGCGATATTCCGGGCTTCGTTAAAGAGCTGAGCAAGTTTCCGTTTACTGCCATCACCGGCGTGAATACCTTGTTCAATGCGCTGCTGAATGATGCCAACTTCAATAAACTCGATTTCTCTACGTTGCGCCTGTCCGCTGGCGGTGGCATGGCGGTGCAAAAAGCCGTTGCTGAGCGTTGGGAAAAACTCACCGGTCATTATCTGCTGGAAGGTTACGGCCTGACCGAGTGTTCGCCACTGGTGTCGGTGAATCCGTATGATATTACCTGTCACACCGGCAGCATTGGTTTACCGGTGCCTTCCACCGACGTGCGCATTGCGGATGATGAAGATAAAGAGGTGCCGCCGGGTGAGCCGGGCGAGCTGTGCATTCGTGGTCCGCAGGTAATGACCGGCTACTGGCAGCGCGCCGATGCCACCGATGAAGTGCTGAAAAATGGCTGGCTGCATACCGGTGATATTGTTACCGTTGATAGCGAAGGCTTTATTCGCATCGTCGATCGTAAAAAAGACATGATTCTGGTGTCGGGCTTTAACGTGTATCCTAACGAGATTGAAGATGTGCTGATGCAGCACGAGAAAGTGCGTGAAGCCGCGGCGATTGGCGTACCGAGCGATCTGTCAGGCGAAGCAGTAAAAGTGTGCATCGTGAAGAAAGATCCGTCATTGACGAAAGAGGAAGTGCTGGATCATTGCCGTCGCCAGCTCACCGGCTACAAAGTGCCGAAGATTATCGAGTTTCGTGACGAGTTGCCGAAGACCAACGTGGGCAAAATATTGCGCCGCGAATTGCGTGATGAGGCGAAGCGAGAAGGGCAGTAA
- a CDS encoding YcgN family cysteine cluster protein, which produces MTEQPFWQTKRLDQMNDAEWESLCDGCGQCCLNKLQDADTDEIYFTNVACNQLNIKTCQCRSYERRFELEENCIKLTRENLTSFEWLPRTCAYRVLGEGKALPAWHPLIAGSKKAMHAQRISVRFIAVRESEVRDWEEHIIDRPDRNG; this is translated from the coding sequence ATGACTGAACAACCTTTCTGGCAGACTAAACGCCTTGACCAAATGAACGACGCAGAGTGGGAATCCCTGTGCGACGGCTGCGGCCAATGTTGCCTGAATAAGTTGCAGGATGCGGACACCGATGAGATCTACTTCACCAACGTCGCCTGTAATCAGCTGAACATCAAAACCTGCCAATGTCGCAGCTACGAGCGTCGTTTTGAGTTAGAAGAGAACTGCATCAAGCTGACGCGCGAAAATCTCACCAGTTTTGAATGGCTGCCGCGTACCTGTGCGTATCGCGTATTAGGGGAAGGGAAAGCCTTGCCGGCCTGGCATCCGCTGATCGCCGGCTCTAAAAAAGCGATGCATGCCCAGCGCATTTCCGTGCGTTTTATTGCGGTGCGTGAGAGTGAAGTGCGCGATTGGGAAGAGCATATAATTGATCGACCAGACCGTAACGGTTAA
- the tsaB gene encoding tRNA (adenosine(37)-N6)-threonylcarbamoyltransferase complex dimerization subunit type 1 TsaB, with amino-acid sequence MSVRILALDTATEACSAALQNLQQIDARFEIAPRDHTQRILPLVQELLQAQQLELTALDVLAFGRGPGSFTGVRIGIGIAQGLALGANLPMIGVSSLATMAQGAWRLTGATRVLAAIDARMGELYWAEYQRDEHGDWQGVETEAVIKPEVAMERIAALSGDWMTVGTGWQAYPHLMTAPGAQLIASEVLLPAAEDMLPLALSAWQRDEAVAVEHAEPVYLRNEVAWKKLPGR; translated from the coding sequence ATGTCCGTCCGAATTTTAGCCCTGGACACGGCGACAGAAGCCTGTTCTGCCGCGCTGCAAAATCTGCAGCAGATTGATGCCCGCTTTGAAATCGCCCCGCGCGATCACACCCAACGTATTCTGCCGCTGGTTCAGGAGCTGTTGCAGGCGCAGCAGCTGGAGCTGACCGCGCTTGACGTACTGGCATTTGGCCGCGGCCCGGGCAGCTTTACCGGTGTGCGTATCGGCATTGGTATTGCGCAAGGACTGGCGCTGGGGGCGAATCTGCCCATGATTGGTGTTTCCTCGTTAGCGACCATGGCACAGGGCGCCTGGCGCTTAACCGGTGCGACACGCGTGTTGGCGGCAATTGATGCGCGGATGGGCGAGCTCTATTGGGCCGAGTATCAGCGCGACGAACATGGCGATTGGCAGGGCGTGGAAACCGAAGCGGTGATCAAACCGGAAGTGGCGATGGAGCGTATTGCCGCGTTGAGCGGTGACTGGATGACCGTCGGCACCGGCTGGCAGGCTTACCCGCATCTTATGACCGCGCCGGGCGCACAGCTTATCGCCTCAGAGGTTTTACTGCCTGCAGCTGAAGACATGCTGCCGCTGGCGCTCAGCGCCTGGCAGCGTGACGAAGCGGTGGCGGTAGAGCATGCCGAGCCGGTTTATCTGCGGAATGAAGTGGCATGGAAAAAGTTGCCGGGACGCTAA
- the rnd gene encoding ribonuclease D — MNYTLIDQNDQLAAVCEKARQHAAVALDTEFVRTRTYYPQLGLIQLFDGDQLILIDPLNISDWTPFVALLQDKQVTKFLHAGGEDLEVFLHRFKCLPDPMIDTQILAAFSGQALSWGFASMVMHFNQIELDKSESRTDWLARPLTERQCEYAAADVAYLLPIAHQLVAQTEAAGNMAAALSECDTLCQRRLDVLQPEEAWRDITNAWQLRPRQLAALQRLAAWRLNIARQKDMAVNFVVREENLWKVARFMPGSLGELDHLGLNGHEIRFHGKAMVALVAEAQAQDEATLPQPLPNLIDHPHYKQAFKAIKALVQQVSEESGFSQELLASRRQINQVLSVYWGLKNASRTPELLTGWRGDLLKAGIDEILQAL; from the coding sequence GTGAATTACACCCTGATCGACCAAAATGACCAACTGGCCGCCGTGTGCGAGAAAGCACGCCAACATGCTGCCGTGGCGCTGGATACCGAATTTGTGCGCACCCGCACCTACTATCCGCAGCTCGGCCTGATTCAGCTGTTTGATGGCGACCAGCTGATCCTGATCGATCCGCTTAATATCAGTGACTGGACGCCGTTCGTGGCGTTGCTGCAGGATAAGCAGGTCACCAAATTCCTCCACGCCGGTGGAGAAGATCTTGAGGTGTTCCTGCATCGCTTCAAGTGCTTGCCCGATCCGATGATCGATACGCAAATACTGGCAGCCTTCAGTGGTCAGGCGCTGTCATGGGGCTTTGCCTCGATGGTGATGCACTTTAACCAAATCGAGTTGGATAAAAGCGAATCGCGCACCGATTGGCTGGCGCGTCCGCTGACCGAGCGTCAGTGTGAATATGCCGCTGCCGATGTCGCTTATCTGCTGCCGATTGCCCATCAGCTGGTTGCGCAGACAGAAGCGGCCGGCAATATGGCGGCGGCGCTGAGCGAATGCGACACGCTGTGTCAGCGCCGTCTTGACGTGCTGCAACCCGAAGAAGCCTGGCGTGACATCACCAATGCGTGGCAGTTGCGCCCACGCCAGCTGGCAGCCTTGCAGCGTCTGGCTGCGTGGCGTCTGAACATTGCGCGCCAAAAAGATATGGCGGTGAACTTTGTGGTGCGCGAAGAGAATCTGTGGAAAGTGGCGCGCTTTATGCCGGGCAGCCTTGGCGAGCTGGATCATTTAGGGCTGAACGGCCATGAGATCCGTTTCCACGGTAAAGCGATGGTGGCGCTGGTGGCTGAAGCACAGGCACAGGATGAAGCTACCTTGCCGCAGCCGCTGCCGAATCTTATCGATCATCCGCACTATAAGCAGGCCTTCAAAGCCATTAAAGCGCTGGTGCAGCAGGTGAGCGAGGAGAGTGGATTTAGTCAGGAGTTGCTGGCATCACGCCGCCAGATCAATCAGGTGCTGAGTGTTTATTGGGGATTGAAGAACGCTTCGCGCACACCTGAGCTGCTAACAGGCTGGCGAGGTGATTTGCTGAAGGCGGGTATCGACGAGATCCTGCAGGCGCTGTAA